A genome region from Novipirellula galeiformis includes the following:
- a CDS encoding N-acetylneuraminate synthase family protein yields the protein MTDLQTIQAIPPKVIAEIGCNHKGDMSIAKEMIHVAAYFCKVDVIKFQKRNPVELLSGEEYNQPHPNLMHSYGDTYGKHREFLEFSVEQHRQLKEWCDETGVAYSTSVWDMTSAREITALNPCLIKIPSACNLCFDMLSYLCENYDGEIHLSFGMTSRSEEHEIVEFFESKQASKRLVLYSCTSGYPVTFEDICLYEISRLRAEFGDRVKAIGFSGHHLGVAADVAAMTLGAQWIERHFTLDRTWKGTDHAASLEPDGMRRLVRDVRNVSKALAYKQDELLECEQEQRVKLKRTATRTNAAR from the coding sequence ATGACTGACTTGCAAACCATACAAGCTATTCCCCCGAAGGTGATCGCCGAAATCGGCTGTAATCACAAAGGCGATATGAGTATTGCCAAAGAGATGATTCACGTTGCTGCATACTTCTGCAAAGTCGACGTCATCAAATTTCAGAAGAGAAATCCCGTTGAATTGCTTTCAGGTGAAGAGTACAACCAACCTCACCCGAACCTTATGCATTCCTATGGCGATACCTATGGGAAGCATCGAGAGTTTCTTGAGTTCTCAGTTGAACAGCATCGTCAGCTAAAAGAATGGTGCGATGAAACTGGAGTAGCCTACAGCACGTCTGTGTGGGACATGACTTCAGCGAGGGAAATTACAGCACTGAATCCGTGTTTGATCAAGATACCATCTGCATGCAATCTTTGCTTTGACATGTTGTCATACCTTTGTGAGAATTACGACGGTGAGATTCACCTTTCATTTGGAATGACATCTCGATCGGAAGAACACGAAATTGTTGAGTTTTTTGAATCTAAGCAAGCTTCTAAGCGTTTAGTTCTCTACAGTTGCACATCTGGATACCCGGTTACATTCGAAGACATCTGTCTTTACGAAATCAGCAGACTCCGTGCTGAGTTCGGCGACCGGGTCAAAGCGATTGGATTTTCAGGCCACCATCTGGGGGTCGCCGCCGACGTGGCGGCGATGACACTGGGAGCGCAATGGATCGAGCGTCACTTCACGCTCGATCGGACTTGGAAAGGCACGGATCATGCCGCATCACTTGAACCGGACGGAATGCGACGCTTGGTTCGGGACGTCAGAAACGTAAGCAAAGCTCTGGCATACAAACAAGATGAGTTGCTCGAGTGCGAACAAGAGCAACGTGTGAAGCTGAAGCGAACTGCGACGAGAACCAACGCGGCTCGTTGA
- a CDS encoding acylneuraminate cytidylyltransferase — MNAIAIIPARGGSKGVPRKNVLPLAGRPLLGWTIEAAKNAELVDRVVVSTDNPEIADVATKFGAEVVWRPAELSGDLVSSEQAILHALNELEASGLPPITAFLQCTAPLMTSDDIDGTIAAIERLGADTSVAVADFHYFVWKTDDRGDFVGVNHDKMIRKMRQERTPQYIETGSVYAMKTEGFLKHRHRFFGKTAHYVMPPDRVLEIDDPVDFKIAQMLLEEKLKRVRADLLPKKIELIVFDFDGVFTDDRVLLSEDGVESVACSRSDGMGIKLAREAGIPMLILSTEQNEVVMRRAEKLKLEAIHGVNDKRTTLQNLLDQRNIAWDNVVYVGNDVNDVDCLLHAGCGVAVANANQAASAAANMILGRNGGDNAVRELIDLILSRSE; from the coding sequence ATGAATGCGATAGCAATCATTCCCGCTCGTGGTGGGTCGAAAGGTGTGCCTCGCAAAAATGTTCTTCCGCTCGCCGGCAGGCCGTTGCTCGGATGGACGATTGAGGCGGCAAAAAATGCTGAGTTGGTCGACCGTGTAGTGGTGTCAACGGATAACCCTGAGATAGCGGACGTCGCAACGAAATTCGGGGCCGAAGTCGTGTGGCGGCCTGCGGAACTAAGCGGAGACCTTGTTTCGTCAGAACAGGCGATCCTGCATGCGTTAAATGAACTTGAGGCTTCAGGATTGCCTCCAATCACCGCTTTTCTGCAATGCACAGCACCGCTGATGACTTCCGACGATATTGATGGGACCATTGCTGCAATCGAGCGGCTCGGTGCAGACACATCGGTCGCAGTAGCGGATTTTCATTACTTTGTTTGGAAGACCGACGATCGCGGCGACTTTGTCGGTGTAAATCATGACAAGATGATTCGCAAAATGCGACAGGAGCGAACACCTCAATATATCGAAACAGGCTCCGTCTATGCGATGAAGACCGAAGGGTTTCTCAAGCACCGGCATCGCTTCTTCGGCAAAACGGCTCATTACGTTATGCCACCGGATCGCGTGCTTGAGATCGACGATCCGGTTGATTTCAAAATTGCACAAATGTTGTTGGAAGAAAAACTTAAACGTGTTCGTGCGGATTTGCTGCCCAAGAAGATTGAATTAATCGTTTTTGACTTTGATGGTGTCTTCACCGACGACCGTGTGTTGCTTTCCGAAGACGGTGTGGAATCGGTTGCCTGTTCAAGATCAGACGGAATGGGAATTAAACTCGCTCGCGAAGCTGGAATTCCCATGTTAATCCTTAGCACCGAGCAAAACGAAGTCGTTATGCGGCGCGCTGAAAAGCTGAAACTCGAAGCAATTCACGGGGTCAATGATAAACGCACCACACTCCAGAATCTATTAGATCAACGTAACATTGCTTGGGACAACGTCGTTTACGTCGGTAACGATGTAAACGACGTCGATTGCCTACTCCATGCCGGTTGCGGTGTCGCAGTTGCAAATGCGAATCAGGCCGCCTCGGCAGCGGCCAACATGATTCTTGGACGCAATGGTGGAGACAATGCTGTACGTGAATTGATTGACCTAATCTTAAGCCGCTCAGAATAA
- a CDS encoding sulfotransferase domain-containing protein: MINHIKRQVSKKVRQLIREERESAKRVREVIHFPAYPKTGGTWLKLMLNSFFLRFYELGDANLSVELQSVQLLNQYLPKLNWTHEDSYIITESGNLNKSLTSVFDDRPPTTDHGKCLLLIRDPRDVVVSYFHQVTKRTSSPLSLESIEDFVLDPTLGIDRVLAYYRRYQRYSHTYRHFKLIRYESLLTNTERELDGVLRFIGIPDPPECLIREIVDQARPEQMRKLEVSGRIEGMNSFSKSDVDALKVRKAKIGTYKEELSAEVICRVNERIAEYKDPFGYLNAQ; this comes from the coding sequence ATGATAAATCATATTAAACGCCAAGTCTCCAAGAAGGTTCGACAGCTTATTCGGGAGGAACGTGAATCAGCCAAACGCGTGAGAGAAGTAATTCACTTCCCGGCTTATCCCAAGACCGGAGGAACATGGCTGAAATTGATGCTAAATTCGTTCTTCTTGCGATTCTATGAATTGGGCGACGCCAATTTGTCAGTTGAGCTGCAGAGTGTGCAGTTGCTCAATCAGTATCTTCCAAAACTTAATTGGACTCATGAAGATTCCTATATTATCACGGAGTCGGGGAACCTGAATAAAAGCCTAACATCAGTTTTTGACGATCGCCCACCGACAACTGATCATGGTAAATGTTTATTGCTCATTCGAGATCCTCGAGATGTCGTTGTCTCATATTTTCATCAAGTTACGAAACGAACGTCATCACCCTTGAGTCTTGAAAGCATCGAAGATTTTGTATTGGATCCAACACTAGGCATAGATCGAGTGCTCGCGTATTACCGAAGGTACCAACGATACTCGCACACGTATCGTCACTTCAAACTGATCCGATATGAGTCCCTTCTCACAAACACTGAAAGAGAATTGGATGGAGTGCTTCGCTTTATTGGGATTCCCGATCCGCCGGAATGCCTGATTCGGGAGATTGTAGATCAGGCACGGCCTGAACAGATGCGAAAGCTGGAGGTTTCAGGTCGAATTGAGGGAATGAATTCGTTTTCCAAGAGTGATGTAGACGCACTCAAAGTGCGAAAAGCAAAGATTGGAACTTATAAAGAAGAACTTTCAGCTGAAGTAATTTGCAGAGTAAATGAACGAATTGCCGAATACAAAGACCCCTTTGGGTACTTAAATGCTCAATAG
- a CDS encoding ABC transporter ATP-binding protein, with amino-acid sequence MSEVLIRAENVGKKFCRDLKKSLWYGVKDSAAELFCREQASKLRDQEFWANQGISFSVSRGECLALIGHNGAGKTTLLKVISGLIKPDEGRVSIRGQVNSLIALGAGFNPILTARENIYVNGAILGLSSKKVNLRIEEIVEFSGLNDFIDSPVRTLSSGMNVRLGFATAVLLIKPDVLLVDEVLSVGDASFRVKSMNAIHNLLETAAVVFVSHNEQLVRRACTTALFLEQGKLLHRGSVGEVYEAYHEVYERNLNAPSSMHTIQSIRLTKVSIDEKIEAGDSLTVQLEFDSEKSISDVYIRIAIHSADHIMIAEYNSTHYNEYFAITKGLNRISQVIESTKLSPGVYCVSVLMHPASDPRFLIWLDKSHKLRVTGQINSNAPIML; translated from the coding sequence ATGTCCGAAGTATTGATTCGAGCCGAAAATGTCGGTAAGAAATTTTGCCGAGATCTCAAGAAGAGTCTGTGGTATGGAGTTAAAGATTCTGCGGCGGAACTCTTTTGTAGGGAACAAGCGTCCAAGTTGCGAGACCAAGAATTCTGGGCTAACCAAGGCATTTCTTTTTCTGTAAGCCGCGGAGAGTGTTTAGCACTTATCGGGCATAATGGCGCGGGGAAAACAACTTTACTGAAAGTGATAAGCGGCCTAATCAAACCCGACGAAGGCCGAGTTAGTATCCGTGGACAAGTGAACTCACTAATAGCACTAGGAGCTGGGTTTAATCCCATCCTTACTGCTCGAGAGAATATCTATGTCAACGGAGCAATACTCGGGCTAAGCTCGAAAAAAGTAAATCTTCGAATCGAGGAAATCGTTGAATTTTCCGGACTGAATGACTTCATTGACAGCCCGGTTCGGACGTTGAGTTCTGGGATGAATGTTCGTCTGGGTTTTGCGACGGCAGTTCTCTTAATCAAACCGGACGTCCTACTCGTGGATGAAGTCCTGTCAGTCGGAGATGCTTCATTCCGAGTCAAGTCCATGAATGCCATTCACAATCTACTTGAAACGGCAGCAGTCGTCTTCGTTAGTCACAACGAGCAGTTAGTACGAAGGGCATGCACGACGGCGCTGTTTTTGGAGCAGGGAAAGCTCTTGCACCGTGGGTCTGTCGGCGAGGTTTATGAAGCCTACCATGAAGTATATGAACGAAACTTAAACGCGCCGAGCTCAATGCACACAATCCAGAGCATCAGATTAACAAAGGTGTCAATTGATGAAAAAATCGAAGCAGGTGATTCTCTGACAGTGCAACTCGAATTCGATTCTGAAAAATCGATTTCGGACGTTTATATTCGCATCGCCATTCACTCTGCAGATCACATAATGATCGCGGAATATAACTCGACTCACTACAACGAATACTTCGCAATTACCAAGGGACTCAACAGAATATCACAGGTAATAGAATCCACAAAATTATCGCCAGGCGTATATTGCGTCTCAGTGCTTATGCATCCGGCAAGTGACCCCAGATTTTTAATATGGCTTGATAAGTCACACAAACTGCGAGTAACCGGGCAAATTAACTCGAATGCACCTATTATGCTGTAA
- a CDS encoding ABC transporter permease, with the protein MSTSATATSESLPEVVYSPESPLANPGKLVKEVFGDLYRCRELIWILFQRDLKAQFRQSYLGYIWLFLPPVMTTAVWLFLNSQRVISVSDTGIPYPVFVIVGSVVWQTFVKLLQSPLVSFNAGKPVFMKLKVPPEAFIAAGTARAVFEFLIYSVVLIPVFLVFKIVPPWTIVLLPIVLLALFALGTALGLMLVPIGSLYSDIQQAIPVLLGFLMYMAPVVYPPPTSGLAGIVISWNPLTPILMGTRDFLTTGSLEHLAPVLMLLPISCLIIFVSMLVIRVVLPHLIARMGM; encoded by the coding sequence ATGTCTACATCTGCAACCGCTACGTCTGAATCGCTTCCCGAAGTGGTTTATTCGCCCGAGTCTCCGCTTGCCAATCCCGGCAAGTTAGTCAAGGAGGTTTTTGGTGATTTGTACCGTTGCCGTGAGCTGATTTGGATCCTGTTTCAGCGAGATTTGAAGGCGCAGTTCCGGCAAAGCTATCTGGGATATATCTGGTTGTTTTTGCCGCCGGTGATGACCACGGCCGTGTGGTTGTTTCTTAATAGCCAGCGAGTGATTTCGGTCAGCGACACGGGCATCCCCTATCCCGTGTTTGTGATCGTAGGAAGTGTAGTCTGGCAGACGTTTGTCAAGTTGCTGCAAAGCCCGCTGGTATCCTTCAATGCGGGCAAGCCCGTGTTTATGAAGCTGAAAGTTCCACCGGAGGCGTTCATCGCGGCGGGGACTGCCCGGGCGGTGTTCGAGTTTTTGATTTATTCCGTGGTGCTGATCCCGGTATTTCTGGTGTTCAAAATCGTGCCCCCCTGGACGATTGTCCTGTTGCCGATCGTGCTATTAGCGTTGTTCGCATTGGGTACGGCGCTCGGATTGATGCTAGTCCCGATCGGAAGTCTTTATTCGGACATCCAGCAAGCGATCCCTGTTCTATTAGGATTCTTGATGTACATGGCGCCGGTCGTGTATCCGCCGCCAACGTCGGGATTGGCTGGGATTGTCATTTCATGGAATCCTCTGACCCCGATCTTGATGGGGACCCGTGATTTTCTGACCACGGGCTCGCTTGAGCACCTTGCGCCGGTGTTAATGCTACTGCCCATTTCCTGCTTGATCATCTTCGTTTCCATGCTCGTCATTCGCGTGGTCTTGCCACACCTGATCGCCCGGATGGGAATGTAG
- a CDS encoding acyltransferase, with protein sequence MKSLLKTTARLLAMLAITPLLLTHQTLGRLAGADASLESHSQLLSLIPGTVGSYLRVAFYRFALEHCAASATIGFGVLFSKTGARVGENVYIGPRCMLGWVDLEADVLLGPAVQIPSGPQTHGIERLDVPVRTQPGSPRRVTIGRDSWIGAGAIVLADVAEQTIVGAGSIVTKPLAARCVAVGNPACPLVERK encoded by the coding sequence TTGAAGTCCCTACTTAAAACCACAGCCCGTTTGCTCGCGATGCTCGCGATCACGCCGCTGCTGCTGACGCATCAAACGCTCGGCCGGCTCGCCGGTGCGGACGCGTCGCTGGAGTCGCATTCCCAGCTGCTGTCGCTGATCCCAGGAACGGTGGGCAGTTATTTGCGAGTGGCGTTTTATCGGTTTGCGCTGGAGCATTGTGCTGCCTCGGCGACGATCGGTTTTGGAGTGTTGTTTTCTAAGACTGGAGCCAGAGTTGGCGAGAACGTGTACATCGGTCCCCGCTGTATGTTGGGCTGGGTCGATTTGGAAGCAGACGTGTTGTTGGGGCCAGCGGTGCAGATCCCCAGTGGCCCGCAGACGCACGGGATCGAGCGTTTGGACGTTCCCGTTCGGACTCAGCCGGGAAGTCCGCGGCGGGTCACGATCGGCCGCGACAGTTGGATTGGGGCGGGGGCGATCGTGTTGGCCGATGTTGCAGAACAGACCATCGTTGGAGCCGGCAGTATCGTTACAAAACCGCTGGCCGCCCGGTGCGTTGCGGTGGGAAATCCTGCCTGCCCCCTAGTCGAACGCAAGTGA
- a CDS encoding acyltransferase family protein has product MTLVKQPGAIPSGAHHFATLDWVRGFAALWVFAFHYSFSTRFVETFPRLHEFFQLGHLGVPIFFVVSGFCIASAVAGTRRRGSGVRDFAWRRFRRIYPTFWFSIGVVISIPLVMEMLSFFKSGEFASLDPEVTSNGWLSYGVVDWLGLVTLTKVFSPDEGIRALHVKFNTINAVYWTLAIEVQFYMVAAIAVFKRVSFPWLIVLVTCVSGIFLNQFPHDRSGLFLPYWPMFAAGTLLYFVVDRGWDATRMMGRWPRLVLLCGLPLLMFALNQHSFLFCGVCAVWLWVLKSFDARLGSLQGATSLPIRAMAFMMGLLGAMSYSVYLIHQRVQYLSAQIAWQVFAPESIAFDLLVILITLLFCFGFYLVAERPFVRSSRSPLANKRANGLSEREQVDPLNTPVVPAAN; this is encoded by the coding sequence ATGACTTTGGTAAAACAGCCCGGCGCAATCCCGTCCGGTGCTCACCATTTTGCAACACTCGATTGGGTACGTGGATTCGCAGCGCTCTGGGTGTTTGCTTTTCATTATTCCTTTTCCACGCGTTTTGTAGAGACGTTTCCAAGGCTCCATGAGTTTTTCCAACTTGGGCATCTGGGCGTCCCCATTTTCTTTGTGGTCTCAGGTTTCTGTATTGCATCGGCAGTCGCAGGGACGCGTCGACGTGGTTCCGGAGTACGAGACTTTGCATGGCGAAGATTTCGTCGTATCTATCCAACATTTTGGTTTTCGATCGGTGTGGTGATTTCAATTCCGCTAGTGATGGAGATGCTTAGCTTTTTCAAATCAGGAGAGTTTGCATCGCTCGATCCCGAAGTCACCAGCAACGGTTGGCTGTCGTATGGGGTCGTGGATTGGCTGGGATTGGTAACGTTGACAAAAGTTTTTTCTCCCGATGAAGGCATCAGAGCTCTGCATGTGAAATTCAACACGATCAATGCCGTCTATTGGACGCTGGCCATTGAGGTGCAGTTCTATATGGTTGCCGCCATTGCCGTTTTTAAGCGTGTTTCCTTTCCTTGGCTCATTGTGTTGGTGACCTGTGTGTCTGGGATTTTTCTCAATCAATTTCCGCATGACCGATCCGGTTTGTTTCTACCTTATTGGCCGATGTTTGCCGCAGGGACGTTGCTTTATTTCGTCGTGGATCGGGGATGGGATGCCACTCGAATGATGGGGCGTTGGCCGCGTTTGGTACTGCTGTGTGGCTTGCCGTTGCTAATGTTTGCATTGAATCAGCACTCGTTCCTTTTTTGCGGTGTTTGTGCAGTTTGGCTTTGGGTTCTCAAGTCATTTGATGCTAGGTTGGGGTCACTTCAGGGTGCAACTTCACTTCCCATACGAGCGATGGCCTTCATGATGGGACTTTTGGGTGCAATGTCCTATTCGGTTTATTTGATTCATCAACGCGTACAGTACTTGTCCGCCCAAATTGCTTGGCAAGTGTTTGCACCGGAAAGCATTGCTTTTGATCTGCTCGTGATCTTGATCACGCTCTTGTTCTGTTTCGGTTTCTACCTCGTTGCCGAGCGACCTTTCGTGAGATCGTCACGTTCACCGTTGGCAAACAAACGAGCGAATGGATTGTCGGAACGTGAACAAGTTGATCCGTTAAACACACCCGTTGTCCCCGCAGCGAACTGA
- a CDS encoding glycosyltransferase, which yields MPRSQSPPPAPRLAAPVRVGFVMHVMQVAGAEVLVKQIIERLAGQIEATVFCLDGLGELGQQLLDAGVPVVVLGRKPGLDRQVARKLGEEVRRRQIEVLHAHQYTPFFYSALARMVHRVPVKILFTEHGRHYPDIVSPKRRWVNRLLLQRYADAATACCDFSTEALRRIEGFPAAVTLPNGVDLSQLPPRGNEEAQSELRRRLGLDPDRPYAACVARFHSVKDHATLVRGWHRVHQQLPHAKLLLVGDGPERKNIEQQIQQLAASPPLSSSSLLTPHSSLAPFADSIEFWGIRSDVAEILRAVDVFTLTSVSEAASLTLLEAMASGCASVVTDVGGNGEHLRAGVDGFLVPRADDKALADRMVELLSDREKSAALGRAARERVVERFDLNQVVDEYAKHYQAITER from the coding sequence ATGCCCCGTTCCCAATCGCCTCCACCGGCTCCTCGCCTCGCCGCTCCCGTCCGGGTTGGTTTTGTCATGCATGTGATGCAGGTGGCGGGAGCAGAGGTGTTGGTCAAGCAGATCATTGAGCGGTTGGCGGGTCAGATCGAAGCGACGGTGTTTTGCCTGGACGGGCTGGGGGAACTGGGGCAACAATTGCTGGACGCTGGCGTGCCAGTGGTCGTGTTGGGACGCAAACCGGGACTGGACCGCCAGGTCGCCCGCAAGTTGGGGGAAGAGGTTCGTCGGCGGCAGATTGAGGTGTTGCACGCGCATCAATACACGCCGTTTTTCTATTCCGCGTTAGCGCGGATGGTACACCGGGTGCCAGTGAAAATTTTGTTCACCGAGCATGGGCGTCATTATCCCGATATCGTCTCACCCAAACGTCGCTGGGTGAACCGGTTGTTGCTGCAGCGTTATGCGGACGCCGCGACCGCGTGTTGTGACTTCAGCACCGAGGCGCTGCGGCGAATCGAAGGTTTTCCAGCCGCGGTGACGTTGCCCAACGGAGTCGACTTAAGTCAATTGCCACCACGCGGTAACGAGGAAGCACAGTCCGAGCTACGTCGCCGACTTGGGCTCGATCCCGACCGGCCTTACGCCGCGTGCGTAGCCCGCTTTCACTCCGTCAAAGACCATGCGACCTTGGTCCGAGGTTGGCATCGAGTGCACCAGCAACTGCCCCATGCCAAGCTGTTACTGGTCGGTGACGGCCCCGAACGCAAAAACATCGAGCAACAAATCCAACAACTCGCTGCATCTCCCCCTCTTTCTTCCTCCTCACTCCTCACTCCTCACTCCTCACTTGCCCCTTTCGCCGATTCGATTGAATTCTGGGGCATACGCTCTGACGTCGCAGAGATCTTGCGGGCGGTGGACGTGTTCACGTTGACGAGTGTATCGGAGGCGGCGTCGTTAACGTTGCTGGAGGCGATGGCCAGTGGTTGTGCGTCGGTGGTAACGGACGTGGGGGGCAACGGCGAGCATTTGCGAGCCGGGGTGGATGGTTTTTTGGTCCCGCGAGCGGACGATAAGGCGTTGGCCGATCGGATGGTCGAGTTGTTATCGGACCGCGAGAAATCGGCCGCACTGGGCCGAGCAGCCCGAGAGCGAGTGGTGGAGCGATTCGATTTGAATCAAGTGGTTGACGAGTACGCCAAGCATTATCAAGCGATAACCGAGAGGTAA